One window of Marinomonas primoryensis genomic DNA carries:
- the dapB gene encoding 4-hydroxy-tetrahydrodipicolinate reductase — translation MRVAVIGASGRMGKNLITAINDADGVSLGAAVLKPGSSLIGADAGEIAGIGKLGVAAVASLSDCVNDFDVLIDFTTPALTLENAAFCAQHQKAIVVGTTGLNDDEKGKLNEAAEKSPVVFAPNMSVGVNLTLKLLATAAQILGDDYDVEIIEAHHRHKVDSPSGTALRMGEVVADALGRDLKECAVYGREGQTGARTQKEIGFETIRAGDVVGEHSVWFATEGERIEITHKASSRMTFAKGAVRAASWLSGKSAGMYDMQDVLNLK, via the coding sequence ATGCGAGTAGCCGTCATTGGCGCCTCTGGGCGCATGGGAAAAAATTTAATCACAGCCATCAATGACGCCGATGGCGTTTCTTTGGGTGCAGCGGTGTTAAAGCCAGGTAGCAGTTTAATTGGTGCTGACGCTGGGGAAATCGCCGGCATTGGAAAACTGGGCGTTGCTGCGGTTGCTTCATTGTCTGATTGTGTTAATGATTTTGATGTTCTGATTGATTTCACCACGCCGGCTTTAACCTTAGAGAATGCCGCTTTTTGTGCTCAACATCAAAAAGCCATCGTTGTGGGAACAACCGGATTAAATGATGACGAAAAAGGCAAGCTAAACGAAGCGGCTGAAAAATCTCCTGTCGTTTTTGCTCCGAACATGAGTGTCGGTGTGAATTTAACGCTTAAGTTGCTTGCGACAGCGGCACAAATTTTGGGTGATGATTATGATGTGGAGATTATCGAAGCCCATCATCGTCATAAAGTAGACTCTCCTTCAGGTACCGCGTTGCGAATGGGTGAAGTCGTTGCCGACGCACTAGGTCGCGATCTTAAAGAGTGTGCGGTCTATGGTCGAGAGGGCCAAACAGGCGCTCGTACGCAAAAAGAGATTGGTTTTGAAACGATTCGTGCTGGCGATGTCGTAGGTGAACACAGTGTTTGGTTTGCCACAGAAGGTGAGCGCATTGAAATTACTCATAAAGCCAGTAGCCGTATGACATTTGCTAAAGGTGCGGTACGTGCCGCTAGCTGGTTATCAGGCAAGTCTGCAGGGATGTATGATATGCAAGATGTGCTTAACCTGAAATAA